Genomic window (Buchnera aphidicola (Kaburagia rhusicola ensigallis)):
GAGTAGCAATTATTGACGTGTATACCATTTCTTCATAACTTATATTTTTTGTAAGATAACTCCACATCTGCCGATATCCAACACAACGCATAGAAGGTAGCTCAGAATTTAAATCACCACGATGTAACAAACGTTCTACTTCGCTTTGAAATCCCAGCAATAACATTTTTTTAAAACGAGCATAAATATTGTCCACTAGCCAATTTTTATCTTTTGGAACAATAGAAAATTGAACTACCTTATACGGAAATATATAATTTTTAAGCTGAGTTAATTCAGTTAAAGTTTTTCCTGATATATAAAATATTTCTAACGCTCTTAACACTCTTTGCAAATCATGAGGATGAATTCTTTTTGAAGATATGGGATCAATTTTTCTTAATTTATTGTATAAAATTGTTTTATTCTTTTTATTGGTCAAATACAAATATGAACGTAAATCATAATTAGAAGCAGGTAATCTTGGTAATCCCTCCAATAACGTTTTAAAATAAAACATTGTACCACCTACCAATAAAGGTATCTTTCCTAAAGAAAGGACATATTTGATTACTTTTAATACGTCTTTTTGAAATGCACCTACTGAATATACTTCTGAAGGATCCTTAATATTAATTAAATGATACGGATTACATAATAGTTCTGAATTTGTTGGTTTATCTGTACCAATGTCCATTTCGCGGTAAATCAATGCTGAATCAACACTAATTAATTCAACTGGAAGTAATCGTTTTAATTTCATCGCAATGGC
Coding sequences:
- the miaA gene encoding tRNA (adenosine(37)-N6)-dimethylallyltransferase MiaA, translating into MGPTACGKSAIAMKLKRLLPVELISVDSALIYREMDIGTDKPTNSELLCNPYHLINIKDPSEVYSVGAFQKDVLKVIKYVLSLGKIPLLVGGTMFYFKTLLEGLPRLPASNYDLRSYLYLTNKKNKTILYNKLRKIDPISSKRIHPHDLQRVLRALEIFYISGKTLTELTQLKNYIFPYKVVQFSIVPKDKNWLVDNIYARFKKMLLLGFQSEVERLLHRGDLNSELPSMRCVGYRQMWSYLTKNISYEEMVYTSIIATQKLAKNQLTWLKNWKSLHKLKSHNNSDVLSYKIVQILKNL